Proteins encoded within one genomic window of Nonomuraea gerenzanensis:
- a CDS encoding MerR family transcriptional regulator: protein MPDLPFDDEHAPLYSLGQVAEMLQVQQAFLRRLDQHDVIRPSRSSGGQRRYSRRDIIVVQHVTRMTQEGMTLIAIRRILELEREVAVLRRELKEARARLREQAGPDAR from the coding sequence ATGCCGGACCTGCCCTTCGACGACGAACACGCGCCGCTCTACTCCCTCGGGCAGGTCGCGGAGATGCTCCAGGTCCAGCAGGCGTTCCTGCGGCGGCTCGACCAGCACGACGTCATCAGGCCGAGCCGGTCGAGCGGCGGGCAGCGGCGTTACTCGCGCCGCGACATCATCGTCGTGCAACACGTGACGCGCATGACCCAGGAGGGCATGACGCTCATCGCCATCCGCCGCATCCTGGAGCTGGAGCGCGAGGTCGCGGTGCTGCGCCGCGAGCTCAAGGAGGCCCGCGCCCGGCTGCGCGAGCAGGCTGGGCCCGACGCGCGGTGA